GTGTAGATCGTGTACTGGCAGTAGAGTCCGCTGCTCTGCGAGGGCTGGTTCGACTCGAAGCCGCCCTGCTCGACGGTCGTCCCGTATGAGGCGTAGTAGCTGTTGATGTTGGCCTTGCCGGCGAATCCGTCCGAGGGGCAGAGGAAGGCGTTGATGACGGCGTCGGAGACGGTGGTGTTCATGACGTATCCCGCACCGCCGATCGTGGGCGACCAGCTGAAATTGGCGGCGTTGTAGAGCGGCGCCTGCTCCATGTAGCCCAGCAACATGGCCTGGGCGCTCCAGCTGCTCCAGGGATGGAAGTCCCCGGGGCCGCCGAACGCGTTCTTCGAACCGGCGAGCGGGAAGCACCCGACCGAGCTGTGATAGTTGTGCGCCGCCAGGCCGATCTGCTTCAGGTTGTTGATGCATTGCGACCGCCGGGCCGCCTCGCGCGCCGACTGGACGGCGGGCAGGAGCAGGGCGATCAGGACGGCGATGATGGCGATCACAACCAGCAGTTCGATGAGCGTGAATCCACGACGAGATTGCAAGGGCGACTCCTCTCGACGAAATATGGGGAAAATACGATACGACCGGACGAAACGCCGCTTCCCGCTACCTCGCGAAGTCGGTTTAGGAGAGTAGCGATGAGAACCTCGCGAGGCGCCCGTAATTCCCTGGCTCGGCCTCACTTCGGCGGGAGAGGGGATGATCCCACCCCCCTCCGAAGTGCGGCTCACTGGATGCTGTTCGCGGCCTTCTTGCCCGCCGACCCGTAGGCCCCGCCCTTCATGGCGTCCTTCAGCCCCTGGTTCTTCGCGGAGACCTCCTCGGGACTCGAGTAGACCGTGGTCCCGGTTTTCGGGGTCGAATCGCCGCAGCCGAAGAGCAGGCAGGCCGCCCCGAGGAAGAGGACCCCGAACGAGGCCTTAAGGATGAACGAATGCGTCGAAGACATGCAGCATCACTCCTGAGAGAGAAGGACGGACCACGAAATCCGGTCTCACGCTCGCGAGACTCGACACCCCCGATACGCCGACCGCCGGCGCGCAGGGCGAACCATGAGGGAGACTTCCAGAGGAGGGGGCGATGCACCCCCACCATCGTTCTGCGGGCCGTGGCACGAGAAGAATCCTGTCGGAGTCCATTCTCGTCACGAAAGGCGAGGCGACTGAAGCAAGGAGGCTCAAAGAAGGCTTGGCTCGTCCGGAGCAGCGGCGTCGCGGTCGACGGTGCCAATCGCTCGCGGCCCCGGCACTTCGGGAAGGCTGAAGGGTAATTCCCAAAAGGGTAAAGGGCGACTCGCCCCGAGTCCAACGGAAAATCCCGACAGAATGTGACCCGGGTCGAAAGATGGATGGATCATGGTATGGTCGATATGCCGGCCGGTCATGCGGGCGAAACGCCCATGCGGCATCGCGACTCGTCGAATCGTCTCTCAAGTCCAGACCGCGAAGAACCGAGGCCCTGACGCAGTCGCCTCGACGCCTGCGATCATCCATAAAAGAGTGAAGGCTCGCGACGAGGAGGGTCTTCGGCCCGACGAGGGACGTGAGATCGGGCCGCAGGGAATCGCCCAAGGACGTGGGGCGACGGATGAAGAAGGGAGAGGATGGAAGGCGAGTCGGGCGGGGTCGATTGCCGGGCCGCGCCGCGATTTCCAGGGGCGGGGAGGGGGACCGAGACGAGTCGTCGGCGGCTCCATCCGCTCGACGGCTCGCTTCTCGGGAGCGATTCGCGGCTCTCGTCCTCAGCCCCGGAACTTGGTCTTGGGGGCGGCTTCGAGGAGGCCGTGCAGGGTGTGCATGATGTTGTAGGCCGTCAGCTCGCAGAGGAGTCGGGTGACCTGCTCGTGAAGCGCCGGGTCGAGCTCGGGCTCGATCTTCTTCATGAGGGCGACGACGCGCTCCTCCTGGTGCTCGAGCTCGTGCTTCTCGATCTTGCCGTCGGCCATGGCGGACATGAAGCCGCCGAGCTTCTCGGCGTATTCGTGGACCAGCGGCGCCTCGCCTTCGTCGTCCAGCCAGGGCGTCCGGTGCTTCTTCGCGTTCGACATCGCGTGTCTCCCCGTTCGGTTCATTCTTCGATGACGCGCCGGATGGCGGCCATGCGTTCCTGGAGTTTGGCCCGGGCGTCGGGCTGGTTCAAGCGGTCCTTCCACTCGGTGGGAAGGAACGACTTCGACGTGCACTCGAGCACCGCCGCCAGCTCCTGCTTCTCCTTCTCGAGCCCCTGGGCGGAGGGCACGAAATCGTCGAGCGCGTGCGCGAGGTCGTCGGCCGTCGCCTGCTCGCGGCTCTGGGTGAGGGCCAGCCGCTTGGCCGACAGGACGATGCTCTCGATGTCGGCCCCGCTGAAGCCGTGCTTCGAGAGGCCCTCGGGCAGCAACGCGGGGTCGAGGCGGAACTTGTTCTTGCGCGCCATGGCGAGGAACATGGTGCGCACCTCCTCGTCGTCGGGCGGGTTGAACAGCGGAAGGTGGACCTCGGCGCGGCCCTGGCGTTTCAGGTCGATCGGCAGCAGGTCGGGCCGGCTGGTGAGCAGCATCCAGATGAGCTTGCCGCGATAGCGGGTGTCGCCCATCTGGCTGGCGATCATCGAGAAGACGCGGCTGGACGTCCCCGAGTCGCCGCCCCCTTCGCGGTTGCCGAGCGCGGCGTCGGCCTCGTCGATGACGACGACGACCGGCCCCATCGCGCGGAGGACGTTCAGGAGCTGTTCCAGGTTCCCCTCGGTCTCGCCGACGTACTTCGAGCGGAAGTTGCGGAGTTTGACGCAGGGGACGCCCACCGATCCCGCGAAGCACTCGGCCAGGTAGGTCTTGCCGGTCCCCACGGGGCCGCAGATCAGATAGCCCATCGGCGCGGCGTCGAGCCGGCCCTTCGCCAGGAGCTTCGCGTCCTCGATGAGGCGTTGCTTGACCCCTTCGTTGCCGACGAAGTCGTCCATCGTCGTGGGGGGCTCGACGAACTCGACCAGGCCGCGGGCCTGGCGCTCGATGAGGCCTTTTTTGAGCTTCTTGAGGCTGTCGGCGTCGAGCTTGACGTGGGCGCGCTCGGCGAGCACCAGCAGCCGTTCCAGGCTGACCAGGTTCAACCCGCTGGTGAGGTCGGCGAGCTGCTCGGGCGTGAAGTCGGTCAGGTTCCCGA
The DNA window shown above is from Paludisphaera mucosa and carries:
- a CDS encoding DUF1559 family PulG-like putative transporter, producing MQSRRGFTLIELLVVIAIIAVLIALLLPAVQSAREAARRSQCINNLKQIGLAAHNYHSSVGCFPLAGSKNAFGGPGDFHPWSSWSAQAMLLGYMEQAPLYNAANFSWSPTIGGAGYVMNTTVSDAVINAFLCPSDGFAGKANINSYYASYGTTVEQGGFESNQPSQSSGLYCQYTIYTVADCTDGSSNTVAFGESLTGDNAGTTSAYRGNMELGASGAKVTGYVLDGSSRMADVIADLQTCAIASRNTTNGSISSARGFRWGYSATGYSMFNVLQTPNELKFNGCRFGCGGGCDPSYGYSYGLSSNHAGGVNVAFGDGSVRFIKDSISRPTWWALGTRSGGEVVSSDSF
- a CDS encoding ATP-binding protein, with the protein product MSIDPSAVEAVAPALLNVEKSAAVPAWFPGWARDFAEQFYAGASCLFVLHGNVHDLVRQSDDPPVTYGSVADFLTSQLFGNWDVVLRHDLSHGLRVFAGSDGDRLRKMVSRLSERIGEPKAWPRDPDAILDLLDRLIQSNLMETDPAKRLSIAVVFDHAQYLAPSSDLAQLSGPLGSRLVRLLSWAQNPYIKRNNMSFCLLSDQLSEVNERLVGSPHVSALAVPMPDVVQRKAFAEWFDGRDGKLGNLTDFTPEQLADLTSGLNLVSLERLLVLAERAHVKLDADSLKKLKKGLIERQARGLVEFVEPPTTMDDFVGNEGVKQRLIEDAKLLAKGRLDAAPMGYLICGPVGTGKTYLAECFAGSVGVPCVKLRNFRSKYVGETEGNLEQLLNVLRAMGPVVVVIDEADAALGNREGGGDSGTSSRVFSMIASQMGDTRYRGKLIWMLLTSRPDLLPIDLKRQGRAEVHLPLFNPPDDEEVRTMFLAMARKNKFRLDPALLPEGLSKHGFSGADIESIVLSAKRLALTQSREQATADDLAHALDDFVPSAQGLEKEKQELAAVLECTSKSFLPTEWKDRLNQPDARAKLQERMAAIRRVIEE